A genomic stretch from Syntrophorhabdales bacterium includes:
- a CDS encoding cupin domain-containing protein, with product MIQRPFRILATLSIVLLLQSGCGMVQCSQQASAPSTVTRQLVKTTRSWNSALLPEYPQGQPEITILRISIPPGTRLDTHTHPVINAGVLLTGQFTVVTADGKVLHLKAGDPIVEVVNTWHYGINEGNVPAEIIVVYAGIVNTPITVVEQR from the coding sequence ATGATACAACGACCCTTTCGTATCCTCGCAACGCTTTCGATTGTCCTTCTGCTTCAGTCCGGCTGCGGCATGGTTCAGTGCAGTCAGCAGGCGAGTGCACCGTCGACCGTCACAAGGCAGCTCGTCAAAACCACCCGGAGCTGGAATAGTGCTTTGTTGCCCGAGTACCCGCAAGGCCAGCCCGAGATCACAATTCTGCGGATCAGCATTCCTCCCGGGACCAGGCTCGATACGCACACTCATCCGGTGATCAATGCCGGCGTGCTGCTGACCGGGCAGTTCACGGTCGTCACTGCAGATGGAAAAGTACTGCATCTCAAGGCAGGGGATCCCATCGTCGAGGTGGTGAACACGTGGCACTACGGCATCAACGAAGGAAACGTTCCAGCGGAGATTATCGTCGTTTATGCGGGCATTGTGAACACACCCATCACCGTCGTCGAACAGCGATAG
- a CDS encoding fumarylacetoacetate hydrolase family protein yields the protein MDEDGRDFLRGGKKRATERGMARGVILLTIRRDKKYRLGVKTDKGILDVQVAARLLRMRAPATVDDLLQNEEGPRLNALVAAALTSRSAQKAFFKEGTIAYGPVVTRPEKIICIGLNYRRHAAEVGAPIPKQPILFNKYNNALACHNGTVRLPVEVAKKFDYEVELVIVIGREAKNVGEADALSYVAGYTIGNDFSARDLQLETGGQWMIGKTPDQFAPVGPYLVTADQVDPDNLKLECRVNGETRQSSNTSDMIYSSPQLVSFISRHMTLKPGDIIFTGTPEGVIVGKPKEQQEWLNVGDTVACSIEKLGELKFDLA from the coding sequence ATGGATGAGGATGGGAGAGATTTCTTGAGGGGTGGGAAGAAGCGGGCCACAGAGCGCGGCATGGCGCGCGGCGTGATTCTGCTGACTATTCGCCGCGACAAAAAATATCGGCTCGGCGTCAAGACGGACAAGGGTATTCTGGATGTGCAGGTTGCGGCCAGGCTCCTTCGCATGCGCGCCCCGGCGACCGTAGACGACCTGCTTCAGAACGAGGAAGGACCAAGGCTGAATGCTCTTGTGGCCGCGGCTCTCACGTCGCGCTCCGCACAAAAAGCATTCTTCAAGGAAGGAACAATTGCCTACGGGCCGGTTGTGACGCGCCCGGAAAAGATCATCTGCATAGGCCTCAACTACCGTCGGCACGCTGCCGAAGTCGGAGCCCCGATACCGAAGCAGCCGATCCTTTTCAACAAATACAACAATGCGCTCGCCTGCCACAACGGCACCGTCAGGTTGCCGGTGGAGGTTGCGAAGAAATTCGATTATGAGGTCGAGCTGGTCATCGTGATAGGCCGCGAGGCAAAGAATGTAGGCGAGGCCGATGCCCTTTCCTACGTGGCCGGCTACACCATCGGAAACGATTTCTCAGCCCGCGATCTGCAGCTGGAGACGGGCGGCCAGTGGATGATCGGCAAGACGCCGGACCAGTTCGCTCCCGTAGGCCCGTATCTCGTTACAGCCGACCAGGTCGATCCGGACAATCTGAAGCTTGAATGTCGGGTGAATGGCGAGACGCGCCAGTCCTCGAACACGAGTGACATGATCTATAGCAGCCCGCAGCTGGTCAGCTTCATTTCTCGCCACATGACTCTCAAACCCGGTGACATTATTTTTACCGGTACTCCGGAAGGCGTCATCGTGGGTAAACCTAAAGAACAGCAGGAGTGGCTGAATGTTGGCGATACAGTCGCCTGCAGCATTGAGAAACTCGGCGAGTTGAAGTTCGATCTTGCGTGA